Proteins encoded within one genomic window of Macaca fascicularis isolate 582-1 chromosome 16, T2T-MFA8v1.1:
- the FAM187A gene encoding Ig-like V-type domain-containing protein FAM187A: MHLALTTVLLWAWGGLQAFEIVEKENIFQKTPCPAFLMFENAAYLADMSFELPCHCKPEEVPAVVWFYQKHLGSSHTKVLTDFDGRVLTEAAQVRVGSDMLARFSIRMFSLLVFRAQPEDSGLYFCGTRKGDYFYAYDVDIQNSEGMVATFQDEGQEPFADEYYGHLHVFTTFWEWTPCDRCGVRGEQWRIGLCYLQSPDLSPRYLKAVPDVVSCGSRAVPRKLQTKARDHTPELLVRSCIVPCEKTKTIREGVLAIVNYVSKVGSRPWVPQVPIQFHQQRLGHGLIISCPGARPEHAVAWDKDRQHLYRTQYLKGVNRSMRVFIDHGNQLHIRFTQLDDRGIYYCWRQGVRVAGFRLGVTSRGRYPASLSDPETRSAVELTLIGYLFITAVFVAIHLCRCCCYLFQCCPNFSP; this comes from the coding sequence ATGCACCTGGCCCTCACCACTGTGCTCCTGTGGGCATGGGGGGGTCTCCAGGCCTTTGAAATTGTagagaaggaaaacatttttcagaagaCCCCCTGCCCTGCTTTCCTGATGTTTGAAAATGCAGCCTACCTGGCCGACATGAGCTTTGAGCTTCCTTGTCACTGCAAACCCGAAGAGGTGCCAGCTGTAGTCTGGTTCTACCAAAAGCACCTAGGTAGCAGCCACACCAAAGTGCTGACGGACTTCGATGGGCGGGTGCTGACGGAGGCAGCCCAGGTACGTGTGGGCAGCGACATGCTGGCCCGCTTCAGCATCCGCATGTTCAGCCTGTTGGTTTTCAGGGCTCAGCCTGAGGACTCGGGCCTGTACTTCTGCGGCACCCGCAAGGGGGACTACTTTTACGCCTACGATGTGGACATCCAGAACAGTGAGGGAATGGTGGCCACTTTCCAGGACGAGGGCCAGGAGCCCTTTGCAGATGAATACTATGGGCACCTCCATGTCTTCACCACCTTCTGGGAATGGACCCCCTGTGACCGCTGCGGGGTGCGTGGGGAGCAGTGGCGCATCGGCCTCTGCTACCTGCAGAGCCCAGACCTCTCCCCACGCTACCTCAAGGCGGTGCCCGATGTGGTGTCCTGTGGCTCAAGGGCTGTGCCAAGGAAGCTGCAGACCAAGGCCAGGGACCACACCCCTGAGCTGCTGGTTCGGAGCTGCATAGTACCCTGTGAGAAGACGAAGACCATCCGGGAGGGTGTGCTGGCCATCGTTAACTATGTGTCCAAAGTGGGCAGCCGGCCCTGGGTGCCCCAGGTGCCCATTCAGTTCCACCAGCAGAGACTGGGCCATGGACTCATCATCTCCTGTCCCGGGGCCCGGCCAGAGCATGCCGTGGCCTGGGACAAAGACCGCCAGCACCTCTACCGCACACAGTACCTGAAGGGTGTCAACAGGTCCATGAGGGTGTTCATTGACCACGGCAACCAGCTCCACATCCGCTTCACCCAGCTGGATGACCGGGGCATCTACTATTGCTGGAGGCAGGGTGTGCGAGTTGCTGGCTTCCGGCTGGGTGTGACATCTCGTGGGCGCTACCCAGCCTCATTGTCGGATCCCGAGACTCGCTCGGCTGTGGAGCTCACCCTGATAGGCTACCTGTTCATCACGGCAGTCTTCGTCGCCATTCACCTCTGTCGTTGCTGCTGTTACTTATTTCAGTGTTGTCCCAACTTCTCCCCTTAG
- the DNAAF19 gene encoding dynein axonemal assembly factor 19 yields MERNDIIDFNALEKELQAALTADEKYKRENAAKLRAVEQRVASYEEFRGIVLASHLKPLERKDKMGGKRTVPWNCHTIQGRTFQDVATEISPEKTPLQPETSADFYRNWRRHLLSGQERYQTLLQLGGPKLGRLFQTDVGFGLLGELLVALADHVGPADRAGVLGILRSLASTGRFTLNLSLLSQAERESCKGLFQKLQAMGVPRSMKEGLSWEEQGLEEQSGGLQEEERLLQELLELYQVD; encoded by the exons ATGGAAAGGAATGACATTATCGACTTCAACGCTTTGGAGAAAGAGCTGCAGGCTGCACTCACTGCTGATGAGAAGTACAAACGGGAGAATGCTGCCAAGTTACGGGCAGTGGAACAGAGGGTGGCTTCCTATGAGGAGTTCAG GGGTATTGTCCTTGCATCACATCTGAAGCCACTGGAGCGGAAGGATAAGATGGGAGGAAAGAGAACTGTGCCCTGGAACTGTCACACTATTCAGGGAAGGACCTTCCAGGATGTGGCCACTGAAATCTCCCCG GAGAAAACCCCCCTCCAGCCCGAGACCTCTGCTGACTTCTACCGTAATTGGCGACGACACTTGCTAAGTGGGCAAGAGCGCTACCAGACTCTACTGCAGCTTGGGGGTCCAAAGCTGGGCCGCCTCTTCCAGACAGATGTGGGGTTTGGACTTCTCGGGGAGCTCCTGGTGGCACTGGCTGATCACGTGGGGCCGGCTGACCGGGCAGGGGTGCTGGGGATCCTACGCAGCCTGGCGAGCACTGGGCGCTTCACACTGAACCTGAGCCTGCTgagccaggcagagagagagagctgcaAGGGCTTGTTTCAGAAGCTGCAAGCCATGGGCGTCCCCAGATCCATGAAGGAGGGGCTCAGCTGGGAGGAGCAGGGTCTGGAGGAACAGTCTGGTGGGCTCCAGGAGGAGGAGAGGCTCCTGCAGGAGCTGCTGGAGCTGTACCAGGTTGACTGA